The segment GGAAGGGCAGCAGTTCTGGACTGCATCTTTCGTTCCTCCACAGGGTCATCAGACGGGTGTAGTCCTTTTCTGGGGTAATATCGTCTTGTAGTCCGGCCTTCCTTAGTGGGATCTGTCCAGGATCGAACGATGAGTTAACCATAGTAGTGTTTCCATCGCTGGTAAGCGGTACCTGCGAGCTGGGATCCGATCGTTCCACAATTGTGGTATCCCTGTCGAGCTCTGCCAGGATATCATCGATGCTGATGTCCATCTTGGTCCTTCAGTGCCAGATCTACCGTTTGTTCAGCTCTATAGCGGACGCGCAAGGCATCTTTAAGTTCGAATGGCGATGCCCATTGTAGACAAGCCAAGGCCTGGGCCACCAATGGGGCTTAACCAAGCCAGAAGTTCTCATTCGGATGGATAAGCTTGCCGAGCtcgaagagaagaaaaggcagctgaagcagctgagAGAGAGGCGATTGTATGCTGGACGTGAATCGTTGGTAgaccatcttctgcaggGCAGACAGCAAGATAGGAACAGGGGAAATGGATATATGGTCTGCAGGTCGGTCCAGACCGATGCTGCTGGGGAAATTACCCCTTTGGCTCCGACGAGAATCACTACTTATGATAAGATGGTGCAAACGACTGTAATAAATGGAGATGAGGCTTCTACCGTTGAAGATAGCGgtagcgatgagcttgaaagcGCAAGTGATACTGAATTGGCTCCGGAGCATGATAAAGTCAAACCGCTAGCGTCTGTAATGgttgaagatcaacaaaACACTGTGAAAATCAAGAGCTTCTCAGTTCAGGAGGTACTGGACGAGTCTTTCCCCCGAGAAAATGCGCTGCTGAGCGGAAAGTGCAAGTCTGGGATCCTACCAATATATCGCTGGAACGCAGAACTCGAGGAACGGGCCCAAGCAGAGCTGCGCCCCGTGTGCCTAGATAACATAGGGAATCTTGTCGCTGTACTGTTCCAATCCACTCCTGTTGACAGAAACGATGTACTAATGGCGCCATGGTCGTACCTCTTTGTACTCAAATGGGACGCCAGGCAGGTTGTCGATAAGATCGAGTTTAGAGGCCAAACCATAACGAAGGCCAGGTTTCTGAGGAAAGATATTGCTTCGAACGTGATCTCCCTACTGGCTGTTTCGCATACGGGCAAGACGACGCTCACGGAGCTCCGGTGCGTCGAAGATCTGGACTCGGTTAAGAAACTGGAGAGAAATATCATATCCAAGAACGTGTTCGCTACTGCTGTTCCAGCGTTAGAAGAATACCGCGGTGTTCCTCCTGGCCACGAGCGATTTATTGCGGCAAGTTCGAATGGGGTTTTGAACGAGCTCAGCAGCCTAGATCTGTCGATATATGCGGACGCCACGTCTTGCCAACCGCCGCTTTCAAACATCAAGGTTGTGCCGCCCAGGCCTTCTGAGCTTGTGGTAGTGGGCCACCACgaggacgacgaagagggGGGAAACATGGAGACTAAGAGTGGCGTGGGCGAAGAGAAATTCCGCCAGCACTTACTGAAGATCTCGCTGTTCGATAGTCTAGCCATAAGTGCCATTTCCCTCTCGCCGAGCGACTCGCGGCTCGTATACGCTGGCACTGAGGATGGCGGAATATACAAACTGAATTTAGACAAGATCCAGGACGGAACTCTCAAGATCTTCCCGACGAACGATGGGTTTCTGCCCACCAAAGGCCGTGCTGCTCTGTCTGGCAACTCCCTTCCGATGTTCCATTCCAGCCACGTAGTCGCACTTTCGCACAATGCAGACGAATTACTGATGTCCGCCTCTTTTGATTGGACGTGCGCCCTCTGGGACCCGCTCAACTGCTCGCAGTTGGCGACAATCGACATGGGTTCGCCGGTTTTAGATGCCGCCTGGCTAGATGACGAAAGTCGCTTCTGCGGGATCCTGACGTGGGATGCTCTTTCCATTGTCGAGTGGCAATACCATGCTGTCACCGACGCAAACACTTTAAACGACCGTTGGGAATCAACCATGGCCCCCAAGATCATTTGCAGGCTTTCTTCGAACGAGGCGTCTTGCAGAAGCTTCAcctgcttcaagaattttaAAAGAGACGATGTTGGGCACGTATTCGCAGTCGGCTGTGACGACCAGGAGATTAGATTCTACAGCATGGCATTGCAGAGCTGAATTGACGGTTTTATTCAATCTCATCACTATGTTAGTCCACTTCTCGTGAAGGTGGATGCCGGAGATATTATCTCCGTTCCTATGACGAAATTTGTCAGATTTACAAACGAAGATCATATTTCATGAGAATGCCAGCAGCATCTATAAGAGGCATTGATTTGCATTGATCTTGCCTGTCCGTGGTATCCATCCCAGGGCTTCACAGggatttgaaggaattttgcaaaatgagTGAAAAGTCTACATTTATGCCAATTGAGGATGCCGTTGCGCATTTCAGGCAGAACAAATTTCTGATTGTTATGGATGATGAGGGTCGGGAGAACGAGGGAGACTTGATATGTGCTGCTGCTAACGTTTCTACGGAAGCTATGGCTTTTTTGGTTCGCCATTCGTCGGGCTACGTCTGCGCTCCAATGTCGAACGAGATCGCCGATAAGCTTGATCTGCCATTGTTACGTACTGGGATGAAATACGAATCCAATGCTGACGATAGACACGGAACCGCTTATACGATCACCGTAGACGTGGCCGAGGGAACATCTACGGGTATATCAGCTCATGATAGAGCACTTACTTGCAGGAGGCTAGCCGAGCCAACTGCTAAAGCTACCGATTTTTTGAAGCCCGGTCATATTTGTCCCCTGAGGGCAGCTGATGGCGGcgttttgaagagaagggGCCACACCGAAGCTGCCGTCGACCTTTGCAAGTTGAGCGGGCTGCCACCTGTAGGTGTCATTTGCGAACTTGTGAAAGACGAGGACGGATCAATGATGAGATTAGACGACTGCCGGGATTTTGGTGCAAAGCACAACATCCCTTTGATAACGATTGAGCAACTTGTTCAATATTTGGAGAGCATCCAGTAGACGAGTGTCATGCTGTAGCAGGTGACTGCTGCCTCACTCATATGTTATGATATCTATTACGTTCTATAGCAGATAAATATAATACAAATGCATGTATCATTACCtatttcttggctttcGATTCTTTGGGTTTGACGGGCACAAGTCTTTCCTTCTGGCCCCACACCAGTTTATGTGGCTTcatgaacttttccaaagtCGCATCATCCACCTTGGCCCTATTCTCTTGGAAGTTCTTGACGAACTCTTGGAGGACCTCAATGCAtgccttcttcatctcaCCCGAGAGCAGATCCCCGGATTTATACTTTGCTGCAAGGTCGGCCAACAActcgtcatcatctttAAAGAATGACAAGTACTGGTATGCAACATCGACGTCCGGATTACCACCAAGTTTCCTGTGTAGGTCAATCGAAACTTGGCCACCGCTGAATGCATACTTgttgattttcttttggATCTGTTTCAGCGTATCGGTCATGAAGATAGAGCTGGTCTCGTCAGAGGCCGACATCTTGGTCGTCGGACCTTGCAATGCTGGGAAAAACTTGGAATGTATCAAGGCGGGCTTAGTGAATTTCAACTTATCCGCAACGTCTCTGCACACTCTGAAGTATGGGTCTTGGTCGATAGCACAGGGAATCAAACAAGGCGCTTTATCCGGCAAGCCAAGTACGTCGGGGAAAGAGCTCGGGAACGCCGATGCAATTTGAATGGAAGCAAAATGAAACTTACCGATACAGTCCGAATCGTTGAAACCAAACACAGCCTTAGCTGTGGACCCAGTGATTTGCCTCGAGACACGCACAACCGTCTCGTAGAACCCACCTCCCATGTATTGAAGGTcagagaagatgaaagTGTTCTCTGGGTTGAAGCCTACCGCAATAATATCCTTGGCGTTATCTGCagcaaacttcttgacGTCCTTGATGGTCAATTTTTGTTTGAAAAGGAACTTCTCGTCATCTGTCAGCTCGATGACCAACGGAACATCGAAAACATCCTGCAACCACTTGGTGAAAATAAAAGGAACCATATGGCCCAAATGGACCGAATCACTCGAAGGTCCTCTACCAGTGTACAAGAAAAATGGTTTTCCCTGCTCATACAGATCGAGAATCTTGGTCAAATCTCTTTCACTGTAAAATAGACCTTTACGTAGGAAATGGTGAGGTCTGTGTCCAGTAACTTGCTCGAATCTTTCCAAAGTCTCTGGTGTAATTTTCTTGGTGCCAAACTGCTTCAATAGTTTATCGTAGTCGATTGCCTGAGCCACACCTTGATCGTCGACGGCTCCTTCGACATCCCAAGGCGTAATAATTTGTTCTTTCCTCTCGCCGGCTGGACCGCCAGTTTTAATATCAGCAACACCCTGGGAAACTTCCGCCATGTCTTCGGAGCTCATTTTGAATTAACCTGGAGTGCAATTGCGATCCTTTTGCTTATGCTGACCGAGTATTATTCGAAGACTAATTTGACTAAAATTTTTCTGACGTCAGATCTTCCATTATGGCTgttattgaagaaagttgAGAACCATAGTAAGACCATCGTCGAAAAGCCAGTAGTCTCTTGGATCAAGGCTCAACGTAACTCAACGTAATCATTGCTCCAGATGCCGCGACGCTTGCCATGAATCTTGGTTCCTTGTAGTCCGTTCTTGTGCCAACGCCAGCATCACCATACCCAAACGTCCTGTATCGCCCatgaagctgctgagatACAGCTATAGCTCTCCGGGCCGGGCTCTTCAGAGCCCGGCCTCCTTCCAGGCGGTTGAGCAGAAGGCTGGAGAGCTCGCATACGCTAAAGAGAGGATCACCGGATAAACCGCCGTAGCGGCGCCCTCAGGGAAATCATGGCAGTCTCGACCAGTGTCGTCCCATGTCCCAATGCACTCTGGACGTTTTTGgtttctcaaaatcgcAGGCTCCCATTATCGGGATACCTTGTAGAGAGTTATTCATGAACAGAAGGCAGATGCCAACAAAGCAATAGCTATTGAGCCAGCATTCCGGCATGGTATTCCAACCGTCCCATTTCGACCCGGCAAACCCACAGTTTCCAGCGGAACCGCCGCTTCACACCGCAACAGCGGCAACGGCCTGCTGCGAGGTCTGAATCCTCGCCGATCAGCCTCGTAACCAATGAACATCCAAGAACCCACTGAGCAAGTCGTCGGTCTGCTTTTCAACAGTGGCGAAGctcctcttcctcgagAACACTCCAGTAACAAACGGACACACAAAGACCGGGCAGAAAGCAGACAGAAATCGCTAGCAGACCATCCAGAACCGCTCAAGAGCTGCTACAAGCCATTGGCGAACG is part of the Torulaspora globosa chromosome 7, complete sequence genome and harbors:
- the PAC11 gene encoding dynein intermediate chain (ancestral locus Anc_3.95); the encoded protein is MDKLAELEEKKRQLKQLRERRLYAGRESLVDHLLQGRQQDRNRGNGYMVCRSVQTDAAGEITPLAPTRITTYDKMVQTTVINGDEASTVEDSGSDELESASDTELAPEHDKVKPLASVMVEDQQNTVKIKSFSVQEVLDESFPRENALLSGKCKSGILPIYRWNAELEERAQAELRPVCLDNIGNLVAVLFQSTPVDRNDVLMAPWSYLFVLKWDARQVVDKIEFRGQTITKARFLRKDIASNVISLLAVSHTGKTTLTELRCVEDLDSVKKLERNIISKNVFATAVPALEEYRGVPPGHERFIAASSNGVLNELSSLDLSIYADATSCQPPLSNIKVVPPRPSELVVVGHHEDDEEGGNMETKSGVGEEKFRQHLLKISLFDSLAISAISLSPSDSRLVYAGTEDGGIYKLNLDKIQDGTLKIFPTNDGFLPTKGRAALSGNSLPMFHSSHVVALSHNADELLMSASFDWTCALWDPLNCSQLATIDMGSPVLDAAWLDDESRFCGILTWDALSIVEWQYHAVTDANTLNDRWESTMAPKIICRLSSNEASCRSFTCFKNFKRDDVGHVFAVGCDDQEIRFYSMALQS
- the RIB3 gene encoding 3,4-dihydroxy-2-butanone-4-phosphate synthase RIB3 (ancestral locus Anc_3.96) — encoded protein: MSEKSTFMPIEDAVAHFRQNKFLIVMDDEGRENEGDLICAAANVSTEAMAFLVRHSSGYVCAPMSNEIADKLDLPLLRTGMKYESNADDRHGTAYTITVDVAEGTSTGISAHDRALTCRRLAEPTAKATDFLKPGHICPLRAADGGVLKRRGHTEAAVDLCKLSGLPPVGVICELVKDEDGSMMRLDDCRDFGAKHNIPLITIEQLVQYLESIQ
- the WRS1 gene encoding tryptophan--tRNA ligase WRS1 (ancestral locus Anc_3.97) → MSSEDMAEVSQGVADIKTGGPAGERKEQIITPWDVEGAVDDQGVAQAIDYDKLLKQFGTKKITPETLERFEQVTGHRPHHFLRKGLFYSERDLTKILDLYEQGKPFFLYTGRGPSSDSVHLGHMVPFIFTKWLQDVFDVPLVIELTDDEKFLFKQKLTIKDVKKFAADNAKDIIAVGFNPENTFIFSDLQYMGGGFYETVVRVSRQITGSTAKAVFGFNDSDCIGKFHFASIQIASAFPSSFPDVLGLPDKAPCLIPCAIDQDPYFRVCRDVADKLKFTKPALIHSKFFPALQGPTTKMSASDETSSIFMTDTLKQIQKKINKYAFSGGQVSIDLHRKLGGNPDVDVAYQYLSFFKDDDELLADLAAKYKSGDLLSGEMKKACIEVLQEFVKNFQENRAKVDDATLEKFMKPHKLVWGQKERLVPVKPKESKAKK